AGTGAAAATCCCCTCGCGGCCGCGCCTTTCCAACGCGGTCAGCGGTGATTTTAGTACTCAAAGCAGCTTCTCTGAATCTACTTTCGCGGACCGCGTAATAGTGGCCGTCTCAGTGGTGGTCCTTACGCGGTCGCGCTTTTCTGCCGCTCTCAGCACTCCAGTCTCAGCCTTGGATTCGTGCAGGTTTGACTCgttcatgagttgattatggctttTTTGCCTCATTTTTACcaaaccctgcaagcaagcacattaaATTAGTTTTCAGGAATATCTTTACGCATTTTtgacccaaaacctaagcaaaagagagcaaataataggctaaaccccctagttatcaactcccccaaacttaagcttttgcttgtcctcaagaaaataagataattcccacctccacaagaaaaagaaaggtaAATTTCAGCTTTcctaaggtgacttcatcaagcatcaattgggactaacaattacccttaacacaaatgcattatcaacaacatcATGCTATGACTTCTTGAGTTCCATAGTTCAAATGTGACACAAAagtatcaagagttgactcaattcatcaaggaagctcgctctctcacgtaggtcattgtggatcccaaactcctcctcctctactctccatgagcTAATCTCACCTTATAGAATGCGACACTCAAAACAGGGATTGTAAAGAAGTgcactcatcactctcaaaagaatatcacaagtccggctctaagtaccataagcttacccctcatgtaaatcaccactaatgtaagctcactcaacttgaaatcctataggGCTTTAGCgtgatgtaatgaaggctttttggatcaaggtaggacataATGAACTATGATGGTATCATCTtttcttaagcactccattttctcatttcggctcatattttcttgactcttttgagtcattttcttcttccttaggggaaccagagagacacattgtcattttttcttcttcatgacaatctttttttttcattccatGCCTTTTAACATTGTTTTCTTGAATCCTTTCAACCTTTACTTTCTTTTTGACATGtttctttttggtttttcatcctttctttgcctttccttttcatcaattctttttgttctttgaacCTTTCATCATTTTgaaattcctcgtctctcccccaaacttatgtttttttcTGCCAAAtgttcatcatgaatgctaaggaaagattgggttcCAAGATAGGGTCATTATAAAACGGATgagggcttgtaatgtggttattgaatgaaaaaggcttaggctcaaaggggttgactaaggATATCATAATAGTAGGCTACAAaagttttcaaatttcaaatgggaccaaggagagcctataatcacttctcaagtcgagctacacttagaatttcgcctagaaaaatATTCAGGATAAGTTCTAGACTtgttggcacgggacttggacttacaattcaatacctcacctctcaagctACTGGATTGTTAAAGAAAATAGAGTCGAAGGCCCACAACAACCCCAGCTAAGATTGAAGATCACAGATGGCTCAcagaaaccacttgatgattgttttagtcaactcaagagtctaaaggtcacaactagagctaattTAGTCAACaaacttgtctctaaccatgaggtcgaaggtaaatgtgttagtgcCAAGTGAAGCCtacttgagacacttttattcattactactgtatattaaaacagaaagaaaaacagactcaatcccttaagaaggttgtcacaccatccatcgttgggaagagccacccagttcacacaacatccacctttggaaagaaccgtggcattaagaaaaccaaaggcttattgatcacgccGAAATGTAAAAAGAGGCTACGAactcaaaaagaagctactaaaggaaataagaTGCTAAGCTattaatgaaaattacaaaagaagttataaagtaaaatacagaaagtaaaatgaatatgtacaataggggagtgAAACGAATATACACAAaatggggatgaatatatacatggaatggtaaagttatatacataccaaaagtgaaaaataacaaaaatgaaaataacgataagtaaaaataaagaaaaatgatatcataattattatatgcCAGTCATCAAagtcatcaaatcaaaataagaCCACCCCCCTCCCCCAAAATAGAAgttagcattgtcctcaatgctaaaagtaaaaataagatCGAGGGGAgggatagagagtaaagaaaactccctatgtggtctctgtctGCATGGGATCAGGCACTCTGGTAGGGTCCTCAGACTTCGTAGGCTCATCAGCTCCATCAGGATCCTCTAACTGAATCTCCAAGTCCTCAGTCTGGGGTACCACAAATCTTCTCACCGGATCTCTGTCAGCCTCCTGCTCTGATGCCTGATTTGTTTGTGCTGCCGGTGCAGTCTCCTCCATAAGGAGGTCCAAAGGAATATCTCTGGTGGAAGTAAGCTTCTCCACCTCCTTCTTTAACAGCTCTTGATTCTTCTTCACCTTCTTGACCTGTTTTCCCATCTCCTTGATTACCTTCTCATGAGTACCCAGAGTCTCCAGAATTTTCTTTTGGTTGTCAAGGATCTTCTTCAATGAATCCTCTACTGACGGAGGCATCTAAAGCTGTGCTGGAGCTACCTGTGCTGCGACTGCACTGGATAAGGCAGATAGCTTTGATGTAGctacctgcatccagttgttgatgctggataaAGTCTGAGTAACCTGCAGTGCAGTCTGAGGGTAAGCTGAGGAGGAAGGCACAAATAGTGGGGCAGAGACAGATAGCCCTGAGAAAGGAGGTGGCATAGCAGCAGATGAACCTTTGGCTGTGGAAGGCTCGGACCCAGTGGCCACTAcccttggctcttcagactggccagcggAGGTAGTGGATTTGCCTTTGGACTTGGGATTGTCTGCTCCCTGAAGGTTGTACCAAGAGAAGGGCCTTTTTGGCTTCACCTTGATGTCAAAATCCCTCCCTTCTACATCTTGGTCCTCTAAATACATGGTGAGGAAGTTGGGGAACGGGTATGATGTTTCTTCCTTCCCGATAGCTTTGGTGATGTTTTTGGCCATGATGTTTCCCATATttatcgggtaccccgccatgatagacGCCACAATAATTGCCCGGGAGACTGGGATATCACTGTCATGCTGAGATGGGTCTAGCCGGCTGCAAACGAAGGTgcaccacccttttgcttcaaagctcAGAGTGTTTCTAGCAATAAACTAATGCATTGTTTAATAGTCTGCAATTTTGGCCTCTGCATCTAGCATTGGGTAGACCTCATGGACAGGCTGCATCATCTAATGCCACCTTCTCCAAGTACAGGGATTTGTCCACATCATCGAACCCGGCATATGTGTTCAATGTCTTGCCATCAAATCTGATCTTCCGGTTCCGTACCTTAGTCACATAGGTGCCCTTTTTGATATGGGCAACATTGGCGTAGAATTCTTTGACTAATTACTCATTGGACTTCGGTAGCTTGCTAGTGAAGAATTTCCACCCCACTCGTTCATCAAATTGCTTCTTCACATTGGGATTGTGGGGTAGAAGATCTCTTTCTATGAAATCCCCCTCGAGGGTGAGCgacctttgtggccaccattccCGGAACTTGTGGTAGGCTTTCTCACTGACAAATCTATCTTGCCATACTGCGGGCTTTATTTATCTCACCAAACCTCCAACCCGGGTATCACCACCTCTCTCGTCATACGGGACATCCTcttcatcatcaatattaatTGGAGCCGTTGTTGAGGCCGAAGTAGTAGTAGGTAGGGTAGGTGGTGTCGAAGTCTCACTACCTCCTCCTGAGCCATCAGACGACCCAGACAAGGAGGCAGATTCATTGACGAGGCGGTAGGGCTGTGATTGAGCCTCTTGTTGGGGTTGTGCACCTTCCCCTTCAGAAATCTCCCGGGAAGGAACATATTCACTAGTCTCAGAAGAGTCGGGAGTGGGTCTTAGGAGGGTTTGCTTCTTGCCAATGACCCTTTTAGGTGCTAAGGGTGCAGTCTGTTTccctctgccccggcctcgggaGAATTCTCCCCTCCCTTGTGATTTCCCAGGACCGCCACGAAATCGCACCATTATCTGCATACACAATCAGTGAAAGCTCATTAGTATTGTGGTTCAATGAATCAGCAAAGGAAAGCAGATGAAATGATCACAGTGTTTCTCAAAGCAGGGGTCTGCTGACAGCGTAAAAAGGAGCGCGACCGCGGAAGGGTCAGCGCGGTCCGCGTAAAAAGGAGCGCGGCCGCGAAAGAGTTGGGACCAGACTACCAATTCTCTGAACATTGGTTTCTGCTGACCCACAAAATAATAGGCGCGACCGCGAAATAAcaaatgcggaccgcataaaaatgaaCGTGACCGCATAATCAATTTGTTAATTCTATGAAGCTCATGAATGCGGTCCTCGAAATTATGGACGCGGCCACATAAAGTCAACCGCTGATCACGAAAAAATCACCGCGTCCCCGAACATATAAGCCTACCCAGTTCGCACAAAAGCATGAATGCGGACCGCGTAATTTGGATCGCGATCCGTGAAATTTAAATCATACTGGCACTGATGAATTATATAAGACTTAAGGTTTCACTTAGTGCAAAAATAAAGGTAATTAACAGGCATAGTGAATAACACTATCCCCCATTAGGCATTAAACATTACCCACATACAATTTTAGCGTCAATCAAGCATCATTTTGAAATCATGACATGTGTTAAAccctaaaaaagaaaaagtaaaactagaagaaaagaaaatcaaaagataaaaTTAATGTAAAAATTTGAGCATACCAGGTATGGATTTGTAGTAGGAAATTGCTTCTTGATTAATGAGATATGAAATTGAAAGTGTAAGAAGGGGAAGATGAATAGTGGTCTATTTCGGTGAGAGTGTGGGGTTCGAAAAGTATAAAAGTCCTAAGGACTTCCTATTTATACCAACCCCAGAGGTCCCACCAACTTACCTGAGCGCGGTTCGCGGAATTCCACCGCGGTCTGCACTTTTTTACCTTTCGAAGAGCCTTTTCAGAAACAGGTCCGCTAGGAGCGGATTAACGGGTGCGGCCGCGTAAGATCAACGGGGACCGCTAAATTACGAACGCGGACGCGAatacaacttcagagagttgataTTCTGGACTTTTCAAGTCCGCGTCCGCTGACAATTTGCACCCCCGTGAAAAGCTCTCGCTGACCGcaaaattttgagtgcggtccgcgtAATTCCCCACACTTAGGCAAATTTTTCCAGCAACAGTCTTGTACTGCACAAATAATTCCTACACAAACTTCATAACTAGTTAGTCCAAAACAATGCCTAATCtaataagaaaatcaaaaagaaagaaaagaagaaaaagaaaacgtcacatgggttgcctcccaagaagcgcctgatttaacgtcgcgacacgacgcatgttaccatcatcatGTGAAATTGATCAAGGctaccacgtggctgtcatcaaacttgccGAGGTAGTGCTTAACTcgatgcccattaactctgaagatttcaccatttttgtttttcaaatcaagagtaCCAAACGGAGTTGCatgtaccacttcaaaagggccactccattttgacttgagcttttccggaaacagtcgtaaccgagaattgaatagaagaaccaagtcacccttcttgaattctttgttccggGCATATTTgccatgtaagtacttcatcttgtccttatacaaggacgagctacaataggcatgaaaccggaattcatcaagttcattgagttgctctacccggagattggctgctacatcccattcaaggtttaacttcttgagcgcccacatggccttgtgctcaaaCTCAACCGGAAtatggcatgctttcccaaataccaaccggtacggagacataccaattagaGTCTTGTACGCAGTTCTATAAGCCCACAAAGtatcgtcaagtttccttgaccaatccgtccggtttgcattgacagtttttgataatatgctctttatctccagttggagacctcaacttgtccactagcctggggatgataaggggttgacaccatacttggaaaaTAAAGTGTCGAAGGCCTTGttgcagaaatgagaacccccatcactgatgatctccctaggagtgccaaaccttgtgaagatatttttctttaagaacgccaccacactccgtgcctcattgttgggcaaagctacagcttcaacccacttggaaacataatcaacagcAACCAGAATGTAGGTGTTaccacatgaactcacaaatggcCCCATGAAGTCTATGCCCCACACGCCAAAAATATTGATCTCAAGAATAGTGGtaagaggcatttcatccttcttggaaattccaccagctctttggcattcatcacacctcttaaCAAGCTCAGTTGCATCTTTATAcagggtaggccaataaaatccatagctaagaacctttgaagcagttctcgccccaccatgataaCTACCGTAGGGCGAGGAATGGCAATGATCAAGAATATTCATTTGCCCCTCTTCCAGGacacatctccggatcacaccatTATTGCAAATCTTAAAAAGAtagggctcgtcccaataataatccaagttgtcccgtttgagtttcttcctttggttagaagagagctcactcgggacaatgccggtcacaagaaagttagccACATCGGTGAACCAATGTCTACCATTCAAAGACACGGAGAtgagttgttcatccgggaatgaatcattaatttcgaggccatcgtggggcctcccctcctcttctaagcgggacaagtggtccgccacttgattatcacttccttttctatcaatgatttcaaggtcaaactcttgaagcagaAGAACCCATCTTATCAACCTAGCCTTCGAGTCCTTTTTGGTCATCAAGTAAcgcgtgatcggtgtgcacaatcactttggcacccatgagatatggcCTGAACTTTTTCATGGCGAAGACAATGGCTAATAACTCTTTCTTGGTCACcgtataattgacttgggcatcattcatcgttttgcttgcataataaaccggatgaaatatcttgtttaccctttgccccaaaaccgctcctaccgcaacgtcactagcatcgcacatgagctcaaatggtaagctccaattgggtgcggtaatgatgggagtggttgtAAATTcatacttgagaagctcaaaatCTTTCATGCAATCTTtattgaacacaaactttgcatccttttctagcagCTTGCACAAGAggttcaccacttttgagaaatccttgatgaaccttcggtagaaccccgcgtgcccaagaaagctcctaactcccttaacggaagtaggaggagggagttttgaaataacttcaatcttcactttgtccacttcaataccgttctttaagatcttatggccgaggacaatgccctcctcgaccataaagtggcatttttcctAATTAAGCACAAGGTTtgtctcttcacatcgggccaacactttgtcaagattatccaagcattcttcaaatgattcccccacaacactaaaatcatccatgaatacttcgaggaagtcctccaccatatccgtaaatattgccatcatacaccgttgaaaggtagccggtgcattacacaaaccaaacgacatccgtgagaatgcaaatgtgccatacggacatgtgaaggtggttttctcttgatcttccggtgCAATGAAAATCtggttgtaccctgagtacccatccaaaaagcaatagtaggCACGCCCGGCAAGTctgtccaacatttgatcaagaaagggcaatggcaagtggtctttgcgggtcactttgttcaactttctgtagtccatacataccctccatccgATGACAGTACgagtggggatcaactcatttttctcatttgtgaCCATAGTCATACCCTCCTTCTTCGACACATATTGTATCGGTGAAGTCCGTGAACTATCCGAaatagggtacacaacccctgcatcaagccacttgataatttTCTTCTTGACGATCTCTTTCATAGCCTTGTTCAACCTcttttgatgttccacggagggtttggcatcatcctctagtataattttgtgcatgcaaaaggagGGGTGGAGTCTACCCTAAATgtcagccaaagtccatccaattgcctttttccttctttgaagcaccgcaagggtggagtctacctgcacgttagttaggTAAGCATAAAGAATAATAGGTAATGTGGAagaagggcctaagaattcatacctgaggtgtgaaggcaaaggcttcaactaCAATGTTGGTGGCTCCtagattgagggctttgttggcagagtcttccggttttccaagtccaaggaaagtttacggggcccatatgagtaggatcccattccttgcaatgcatttGCACATTCAACCAAGCCTTCCTTTTCATCATCCTCATGTTTTCACAACACAGCTTCCAAAGGgtcttccacattgatcatggcactcgtgtcatcaattatcacctccgtcacaagatccacaaaagagcaaacttcattgctatttggttgcctcattgattttcACACGTGGAATACAACTTTTTCattgcccactcggaaggtgagctcccctgcttccacatcaaccaatgccttccctgttgctaggaaaggtctccccaatattatAGGCACTTCATAGTCGACTTTGCAGTCGAGAATTACAAAATCAgcaggcaaaataaacttgtcgaCTCGGACTAGAACATCATCAATATTTCCAAGCGGCCTTTTCATTGTctgatccgccatttgtaatctcatggaagtagcTCTTGGTTGCCCAATACCTAGTGTCTTGAACACggaatatggcatcaaattaatacttgctCCAAAATCACACAAGGCTTTTGCAAAATCGGCGCTACCaatggtgcatggaattgtaaaggcaccgggatattcaagctttggagccatcgagtgcacaatggcactcacttgatgagtcattttgatggtctcacaattcatagatGTCTTCTtggttaccaagtccttcatgaacttggcatatcccggcatttgttcgagagcttccaccaagggcacattgattgacaaacttttcatcatcttaataaacttcttgaattggttttcattattttgttttgcaagcctttgaggatacggTGGAGGAGGACTTGGCAAAagggccttggctttaggcactaccatttccggtatgtctatcacgtgttccctagacgggttcatatCATTTTGACTCTCCTCCATGTTGTCATCAATATCGATCCTCACTTCATCATTCATATTCTCATCATTGGCTtgaatctcatcatcttcttgcaACACAACATTGTCACTCACAATCTTCTTTGGATTAGAGGTACTTGCATCTCCACCTCTACCGCTTCTTGTGGTCACTGCCATAGCATGAcctgtattgttcccacccttcgggtttactaccgtatcacttggtagtgcccccttaggtcgagtattcaatgctttaattttatattattgtaTGCTAagtgtaagctaagtacaatatttttggtaaaagttttcaagtgttaaaaggcactagggaagtgacttccgcctaggtgagtatctaatgggtatcaagaatctaggacaagcttgttatgactggggtcgtgatataaccatcacacataagttcttactctatacctctcggtagtttgagtgactttgcccgatttggctttctcaagcccaaatgggtgttcatacaatacaagtaaaattggctcaagtcgggtattactatctctaggtttaaccctttaattggggctatcaatctcttgagttcaccccaattccttgttagcctaatttttctagacttaggccctctttttcaagaagagcctaagtcataaaggcacgagtcagtgtttgcaaccactaattctataattttagcatgaattaggctaaatatcactaacccataaacaataaagccctaaaattcaagatccattaaatacccacactagggttgggtcacaaccctagctatggggtctaactactcataataacagcagaaatcaaagataaagatgaaatataagccataatattaaagtacaaaataaaaatctaaagtttgaaggtaaatctactaaacaaaaggagaaaaatcAGCCGTTCATGTGCTCTGCtaaacaaaacttaacctaaaattgataaaaggatttatttatactaggctgaatttttcgaataaaaatgcccctgcggaggaTTTGCGgacgcgtaattctgaccgcgtccGCGCTTgagcttttgcggccgcataataatGAGCGTGGTCCGCGTTTCTTCAATATTGGGCTTGGATTGGGCTTAGTTTCGCGGATCGCATAATTTCAACCGCGTTCGCATGTGCTTCCATCGCGACCGCGTAATTTGGACGCGGACCGCGTTCTTCAGTTAAGCCCGACTTGCAGGGCCTCTGAACCTCAAGATGCGCTCTCAGCGGAATTTCCTTCGCGTCCGCGTAAGATCAAttcgcggccgcataatttggacGCGGGCCGCGTTCTTCATTTGAGCCCAAACTGTAGAGTCTCTGAACCTCGAACCGCGCTCTCAGTAAAAATTCCCTCGTGGCCGCGCCTTTCCAACGCGGTCTGCGGTGATTTTAGTACTCAAAGCAGCTTCTCTGAATCTACTTTCGCGGACCGCGTAATAGTGGCCGCCTCAGCGGTGGTCCTTACGCGGCCGCGCTTTTTTGCCGCTCTCAGCGCTCCAGTCTCAGCCTTGGATTCGTGCAGGtttgactccttcatgagttgattatggattctttgcctcattttgaccaaaccctgcaagcaagcacattaagttagttttcggAAATACCTTTACGCATTTtgacccaaaacctaagcaaaagagagcaaataataggctaaaactCCTAGTTATCATTAGTCAAAACTGTAATACTATATTATAATGAAACAGTAATATTTCTTTAACAGaaaaaaacagaaacagaaaatcaaaaGTAAAGCTGAATCTCGAAATAATCAAACataatttgaaaataaatttcgGAATGAAATTGAGCCCACCGAATGCACAGTGtatccttaagaaaattattcccctcaagtacccgaggtatTGGAATATTATCCTCCGAGGATAGAATAATTTAACTCACCAGAGTATCGGTACCAAAAACGCTGGTGAGTAAATCACACCGGAATTTACTTGTgcagaaaaaagagaagaagttcAGAAAAAGTTTCGTAAGGAAAGAATACTGGGATCAAGGCATATTTATATTCTGAaaagtttgcaacctttcagaatcAATCATGGCTGTTGGAAAAACAGGTggatcaatcaatcgatctttgaccgaATCCAAAGCCGAGCGAGCAACGACGGCATGAGGCTTACCTTCTTTCCAACCCGTTTAACACCAAGGGAAGTACTTTATCAATATAAgcacattttcttttcttttcaccaccaatgagggacaattgCTCTTTCTAAATCACAAGAGAGCTCACTTTCCATTAACATTTCTTCCCTCCATTTTCCATGCACCAACCTTCAATCCCAACAACAATCAATTCATTCAACCAGCAAAGTGAATGAAGTTGGTGCGTAATTTCTAGGGTTGGTCGAGATGAAGGAAGGATTATAAGGCTAAACATAAAATCTTAGATCTTATCCAAAATTCCAATGCTACACTATTCTAGTACATCTTAGACGACGAAGAACACAATAAGTTTCAagtattccttttcttttgcaaagTTTGAAAGAcattattatatttattattttgttaGACATTAGAAGACCACTATAATTTCGCTCAAAATTTACATAGAACAAATTTCTTGTTATGTTCAGTTAATATAACACTCTTTTACTTATTGTCTATTCTAACAAGAGTGACagtcatacaacaacaacaactcagtgtaatcccacataatgaagtctggagagggtagtgtgtacgcaaaccttatccctaccttgtggAGATAGAGACACTCTTTTAGTAGACACTCAATCATATTATTTGAAAACTCTTTAATCTTTTGTAGTACATTTTCTCTTTTGATGATACATTATTATATATACAAATTGACATGACATGTTGAAGATAAAATATGAAAGAAGTGTGATTTTGTAACTAAAAGTTCCCGcgccaaatatatatataacctcATCACCTAACGGAAATTCATATTTCATTGACTGGTAGTTGCTCTGTGAGGGCTCGCTTCTTTCTTTTCATGACAACTTCAATCACAAACTATGGAGAATACGGATCTAATGGAAGCTCAACATCTCTCCCGCGATGAAATTTCCGATTTAAACTCACTAAACAGCTCTCAACTCGCTGATCTCGAGACTCTTCGCACTTCCAACCAAAGCCTAAAATCGGAGTTGACGCAAAAGGACGAACTCCTTCACCAAATTGAGTTGCAGAAGGACGATGTTCTCAAGCAATACATCGATCTTTCAGAGGCAATTAAAGAGGTCTCAAGCGAAAGAGACGGGCTTTGCCTCGCAATTCAGAGACTAGAGGATGATTTTCGCGTGAGAGAAATGGATTTTCACAAAGAAACAGAGAGAAATAACACCGAGCTCGAGGTTTCTAGGAAGAAAGCTGAGGAATTATTAGATGAGAAAAGAGAGCAATCAGAAGTTTGTATGCGTAATTTGGAGATTGTGCAATCAGCGAAGCACGGGTTACTGAGATTGGTTAAGAATTTCAATTCACGTGTGAATAGAACGGAAAGTTCTGATCAGTTAAAGTGCGAAAAAACAAAATTGTTAAATGAAGAGAAGGCTGTTTTTTCTGTGGAGCTGAAGAAGGTTCTAGAGCTGGCGAATTTGGTAGAGGAAAAATGGGGAGAGTATGAGGAAATgaggaaaaaagagaagagagaatTGGAGAACAGCGCGGCGAGTTTAGCGGAGGAGAATCGAGATATTAATAGCTTGCTTAGAATTGCTTTGGTTGAAAAGGAGACAGCGGAGAAGAGTTTGAACAGAATAAGGGGAAATACTGAACAGAAGAGAGGTGCCATTATGCAGATTGCAGAGAGAGGGTTGCAAAAGGTTGGGTTCGGGTTCGGGTTTATGATGGGAAGTGCAACCAGTGAAACATCTTCAGATAATTTGGATTCTGAAACCAGTGCTAAATCAGATAATGATGAATGCCAAACAGAAGCTGTCACTCTGGTAACATTTTTGGCCCAGAGCATCTATATACATACACAAAGAATGTGTATGTACCCACACACAttcgcgcgcgcacacacacatagTACTTATATATGTAATagaccttgctaactctgatggcTCCAAATTATAGATTTGGTTCTGCATCTCTATGTTTGTCTTGACATTTGAAAAGAAGAATAGCAAGGTTACCCAGCGGTAAAGCTATTCAAATATTGAGATGATAAATTTCAGAATCAATAGTCATACAA
This DNA window, taken from Nicotiana tabacum cultivar K326 chromosome 4, ASM71507v2, whole genome shotgun sequence, encodes the following:
- the LOC107789755 gene encoding uncharacterized protein At3g49055-like, giving the protein MENTDLMEAQHLSRDEISDLNSLNSSQLADLETLRTSNQSLKSELTQKDELLHQIELQKDDVLKQYIDLSEAIKEVSSERDGLCLAIQRLEDDFRVREMDFHKETERNNTELEVSRKKAEELLDEKREQSEVCMRNLEIVQSAKHGLLRLVKNFNSRVNRTESSDQLKCEKTKLLNEEKAVFSVELKKVLELANLVEEKWGEYEEMRKKEKRELENSAASLAEENRDINSLLRIALVEKETAEKSLNRIRGNTEQKRGAIMQIAERGLQKVGFGFGFMMGSATSETSSDNLDSETSAKSDNDECQTEAVTLVSTVETITKKLRLEITQLQRSLEESRSGMEFLQNLSDKQSQKLAENMKYIKELEDREMLLTQKVEALVVENKDAEEEISRWREACEMEVEAGKKSIKEHEVLVNILKQELEKTRAALRISNSKLQLKDELVATAIAAREAAESSLQLADSRATELHKQIEELARQLEEVEKRERINRRRLRRLCWPWRGLKFSTANNTTGVRNVTRMLPEMQALLR